The genome window GAATCAGCCCTCGCACGAACTCGCCGACCACCATCCCGAGGATCACGATCACGATGGCGCTGATCAGCGTCGGGATGAAGGAGATCATGATCCCGAACATCTCGTTGATGCTCTCGAGGCCGAGGGCGGCCGACGCGAGCAGGATCACGATCAGCATCACCAGCCAGAAGAGCAGCTTGCCAACCGCGTGAACCGGATCGAGCTGCGCGCCGGTCCGATCCACCACTTCGCGGAACCCCCCCGCTTCGGCCATCCGGTTGAAGTCGAGGCGCTTGAGGGTCGCGTCGACCCACTTCTCGATCTGCCGGGCCACGAAATAGCCGGCGATCATGATGAGTGCGGCGATGAGGAGCGCCGGAATGACGTGCCAGAGCTGGTCGGCACCGGCCTGCAGGCGTTCACTGAGCTGGTTCACGAGGAAACCTCGAGCACGAGTTTGCCGAAATGTTCTGCCGCAGCAAGGCGTCGATACGCCTCGCTCCCGTCGGCGAGCGGGAGTACGGCATCAATCACCGGTCGCAACAATCCGCGCTCACCCAGGGCAACGACCTCGGCGAACTCCCGGGGGGTGCCCATCGTGGAACCGAGCAACGACCACTGAAACCAGAAGAGCCGGCGGAGGTCGAGGGCGACATCGTGCCCCGCCGTCGCTCCGCAGGTGACCAGGCGACCGCCGGGTCGCAGCGCCCGCAGCGACTTCCCCCAGGTCGCGCTGCCGACCGAATCCACAATGACGTCGGCGCCGTGACCAAAGTGTCCCTTCACCGCGGTCGCGACATCGGCATTTTCGCGATGATCAACGAGGAGCTCAGCCCCGAAAGCCTTGGCCCGCGCCAGTTTGTCGGGGTTTCCCGAGGTGACGGCAACGCGGGCGCCGAGGTGCCGGGCGATCTGCAGCGCGGCGAGCGCCACGCCGCCGCCGATGCCCCAGATCAGCACCGTCTCGTCGGAGGCGAGTCGCGCCCGGGTGGTCAGCATTCGCCAGGCGGTGAGCGTCGCGAGCGGGAAAGCCGCCGCCTCGGCCCAGCTCCACTCGCCCCGGATCGGCATCACGACGCGTCCCGGCACGACCACTTCTTCGGCGGCACTGCCGCTGCGATGCTCACCCTGCACGCCGAACTGCCGACAGAAGACATCATCGCCGGTGCGGCACGCATCGCATTCGCCGCAGCCCCACCCCGGATTGATCATCACCCGATCACCAACGGCAAGGTGCGTGACTGCCGCACCAATTTCGAGTACGACGCCAGCGCCGTCACACCCCACCACGTGCGGAAAGTCCGGCACCGGAATCCCCGGCAACCCGCGCGCCACCCAGAGATCCAGGTGATTGAGGGCCACCGCCCGGATCCCGATTCGCACCTCGCCAGCGTGTCGCAGCGGGGGTGACGGGAGCTCGAGCAGCGCCAGGTTTTCGGGTCCGCCGGTGGCGGTCAAGCAGAGTGCGCGCATCTGGTCTCGTGGACACCTTGCACAAGCGACGAAGGGACGCGACATATTATAGCGCGTCGACGCGTGCACACCTGCACGTGTCGCAGAAATTCCGGTTCGTTGCACGTGATTCTTCACACACTACACCCCGCAGGAGCGCAGCATGGATCTGTTCCATAATTCGGAGAGTTCGTGGGAGTTGTCGGGCGGCTGGATGGAATCGTCCAACGGCGGTTCACCGGCCCCGACTCCGATGAGCATCCCCGAGCCGGCCCCGGGTTCGCTCCCGGCGAAGCCTCGCAAGAAGGCAAAGAAGAAGGTTGCGGCGAAGCCGGCCCCGAAGCCGGTCGCGAAGCCGGCACCCAAGGCGGCGGCCAAGCCCGCGCCGAAGGCCGCTGCGAAGCCCGTCGCGAAGCCCGCTGCCAAGGCCGCGCCGAAGAAGGCCGCCGCGAAGCCCGCGCCAAAGGCCGCTGCGAAGCCCGCCGCCAAGGCCGCTCCGAAGAAGGCTGCCAAGAAGGCCGCCAAGCCGGCGAAGAAGGCCGCGCCGAAGAAGGCTGCCAAGAAGGCTGCGAAGCCCGCCGCCAAGGCCGCGCCGAAGAAGGCCGCGAAGAAGGGCGCCAAGCCGGCTGCCAAGGCCGCGCCGAAGAAGGCCGCGAAGAAGAGCGCCAAGCCGGCCAAGAAGGCGGCGAAGAAGCGGAAGTAGTGGTGCTTCGCTTCGGCTCGTTGACGCGCTCCGGGCCGACCGGGGCGCGTCGCTTTTCCGCCCTGGCCCTCCTGTTGCTGGCGGCGTGCGATACCGCACGGCCCGGCCTCGGAATGGACGCGATTACCGGCGGCACCGTGATCGATGTGGTCACCGGTCGCACCATCGCCCAGGGGGTGGTGCTGGTTCGTGATGGCCATATCGTCGCGGTGGGCTCGAGTGCTGATGTTCCCGTGCCGCGCGGGGCGAGCGTCACCGACGCCACTGGCCGCTGGATCATCCCCGGACTCATCGACGCCCACACGCATTTGCAGCCGTGGGGACTCGCCCTCGCACTCCATTGGGGCGTCACCGCGGTGCGTGATCTGCACGACGGTTTCCCGCTCGCCGACACGCTGCGCGCCATTGCCACCCGTGCCCCTTCGCCGCGGCTCTTTCAGGCCGTGGCGATGCTCGATGGGATCCCGACCACTTACCCGGATGCCATCGGACTCGCCTCGCCTGATGCAGCCGATGCTGCGGTGGCGTCGGTGTTTGCCCACGGCGCCACCTGGATCAAGGCCTACACCCACACCACGCCGCCAATGCTCGGCGCCATCATTACGGCGGCCCGCGCCCGAAATCTCCCGGTCGCGGCCCATCTCGGCCTGACCGACGCCCTCACCGCGGCGCGGCTAGGTGTGACTTCGATCGAACACCTGACCGGCGTGCCCGAGGCAGCGGGCGATTCGGTGGCGCTGATGGCCGCGCACGCGAAGGGTTTCTTCGTGGGCTGGACCGCCTTCGAACAGAGCTGGACCGGCCTCGACACCGCCAGCCTCGCTGCGGTCGCGCGCACCCTCGCGCGATACGGCGTCACGCTGGTGCCGACCCTCGGGTTGCACGAGACCTTCTCCCGCCTCGACGATGCCAGCACCCTCCGCGCCAGCGAACTCGCCGATGTCCCCGACTCGGCCCGCGCCAACTGGAATGTGCCGGGAATGATCAAGCGGGCTGGCTGGGTGCGCGAGGACTACCCCGCCTTCCGCGCCTCGCGGGCGGTGCAGGACTTCTTCGTCCACACCTTTGCGCTCGCCGGCGGCCGAATCGCGACCGGCACCGATGCGTCGAATCAGTTGCTGGTCCCCGGCGCGGGTGTGCATCTCGAAATGGAACTGCTGGTGCGCGCCGGCCTCACGCCCCTCGAGGCGCTGCGCGCCGGGACCCTGCGCGGCGCCGAACTCCTGCGCGCCGATTCGCTCGGCTCGCTGCACGTCGGCGGCACGGCGGACCTGGTCATCCTCGGCGGCAACCCGCTCGCCGAAATCCGCAACTCGCGGCAAGTCGTGAAGGTGATGCTGGGCGGGAAGTGGGTGCGCTAGCCGAGAAGCGAGAACGAAGAAGCGAGAAGGGAGGTTGCCTCTCGATCGCGAGGGGTCTCGCCCTGTCCAACGGGGGACTCGGCGGGATGCTCGGATCGCTGATCCCCAAGTACTGAGCCGCGCGCCACTCCCTTCTCCCTTCTCCATCATCCATCATCCATCATCCGTCATCCGCTATCTTCTCTCCGACCGCCACGGAGTTCGTCGCTTTGGGCACTTTCCGCTGGACCCCTGAACGGATGGAACAACTCGAACACGCCGTCCGGAAGCGGAAACGGGTCACCCTTCGTCGACGTGGCAACGAGTACATCGTCGTGGCCTCGGCGATGACGACCTCAAGGGGGCGGGAAGCCCTCCTCGGGTTCCTCGCCATGACCGGCGATGAACTCACCTTCGTGCTCGCCGACCTCGACCACTTCCAGGTAATCGACCCCTGACCCCAGCCGCGCTCCCTATCGCCTTGCTTCATCTCGACGAGAGCTGTCTCGGCAACGGCAAGCCCGGCGACAACCCGGGCGGCTCTGGCGGACTGATCGAGCTCCGCACTCCCAAGGGAGTCCAGCGCCGCGATTTCTACCTGCATTCGGCGTCGACCACCAATAACCGGATGGCGCTGG of Gemmatimonadota bacterium contains these proteins:
- a CDS encoding zinc-binding dehydrogenase encodes the protein MRALCLTATGGPENLALLELPSPPLRHAGEVRIGIRAVALNHLDLWVARGLPGIPVPDFPHVVGCDGAGVVLEIGAAVTHLAVGDRVMINPGWGCGECDACRTGDDVFCRQFGVQGEHRSGSAAEEVVVPGRVVMPIRGEWSWAEAAAFPLATLTAWRMLTTRARLASDETVLIWGIGGGVALAALQIARHLGARVAVTSGNPDKLARAKAFGAELLVDHRENADVATAVKGHFGHGADVIVDSVGSATWGKSLRALRPGGRLVTCGATAGHDVALDLRRLFWFQWSLLGSTMGTPREFAEVVALGERGLLRPVIDAVLPLADGSEAYRRLAAAEHFGKLVLEVSS
- a CDS encoding amidohydrolase family protein; the protein is MLRFGSLTRSGPTGARRFSALALLLLAACDTARPGLGMDAITGGTVIDVVTGRTIAQGVVLVRDGHIVAVGSSADVPVPRGASVTDATGRWIIPGLIDAHTHLQPWGLALALHWGVTAVRDLHDGFPLADTLRAIATRAPSPRLFQAVAMLDGIPTTYPDAIGLASPDAADAAVASVFAHGATWIKAYTHTTPPMLGAIITAARARNLPVAAHLGLTDALTAARLGVTSIEHLTGVPEAAGDSVALMAAHAKGFFVGWTAFEQSWTGLDTASLAAVARTLARYGVTLVPTLGLHETFSRLDDASTLRASELADVPDSARANWNVPGMIKRAGWVREDYPAFRASRAVQDFFVHTFALAGGRIATGTDASNQLLVPGAGVHLEMELLVRAGLTPLEALRAGTLRGAELLRADSLGSLHVGGTADLVILGGNPLAEIRNSRQVVKVMLGGKWVR